The DNA segment ACCGTTACAACGGTCAAAAGCAAGGGTggcaaaagaaataaaatctaaaatagagACAAAGCTAACGTTTGATGGtgtaagagaaagagaagaaaagaggaggaggaggagggtgaTGATGAAGCTATGGAAACGAGCTTCCGGTGCTCTCAAAGACCGGAAAAGCTTGTTCTCCATCAGCTTCTCCCGGAGAACCTCCGTCCGTAACCCTGACCTTGACTCAGCCATCATCCACGCAACCTCTCACGACGACTCATCCGTCGACTACCACCATGCTCACCGTGTCTACAAATGGATCCGCTCCTCTCCTGCAAGCCTCAAGCCTCTTGTCCACTCGCTTTCCTCACGTGTTAACCGGACAAGAAGCTGGATCGTTGCCTTGAAAGCCCTAATGCTCGTCCACGGTGTCCTTTGCTGCAAAGTCCCCTCCCTTCAAGAGATACGTCGCCTCCCTTTCGACCTCTCGGACTTCTCAGACGGTCACTCCCGTCCCAGCAAGACATGGGGCTTCAACGCATTAGTACGAGCCTATTTTTCGTTTCTTGACCAGTACTCTTTCTTTTTATCCGACCAAATACGTTCCCGGAATAGAAAACCTCAGGTAGATTCTGTTAACCAAGAGCTCGAAAGCATCGAGAAGCTTCAGACTCTTCTCCACACCCTTCTCCAAATACGTCCAATGGCTGACAACATGAAGAAGACGCTTATTCTTGAAGCTATGGACTGCGTAGTGATTGAGATTTTCGACATATATGGTAAAATCTGTAGCGGTATAGCCAAGCTTCTAATTAAAATCAGTCCAGCTGCTGGAAAAGCAGAAGCTGTGATGGCTCTTAAGATTGTAAAGAAGGCTACATCTCAAGGAGAAGACCTAGCTCTCTACTTTGAGTTTTGCAAAAAGTTTGGGGTCTCAAACGCGCATGAAGTCCCAAAGTTTGTCAGAATCCCGCAAGAAAACATTGAGGCA comes from the Brassica napus cultivar Da-Ae chromosome A7, Da-Ae, whole genome shotgun sequence genome and includes:
- the LOC106414713 gene encoding putative clathrin assembly protein At1g25240, whose translation is MMKLWKRASGALKDRKSLFSISFSRRTSVRNPDLDSAIIHATSHDDSSVDYHHAHRVYKWIRSSPASLKPLVHSLSSRVNRTRSWIVALKALMLVHGVLCCKVPSLQEIRRLPFDLSDFSDGHSRPSKTWGFNALVRAYFSFLDQYSFFLSDQIRSRNRKPQVDSVNQELESIEKLQTLLHTLLQIRPMADNMKKTLILEAMDCVVIEIFDIYGKICSGIAKLLIKISPAAGKAEAVMALKIVKKATSQGEDLALYFEFCKKFGVSNAHEVPKFVRIPQENIEAMEKAIKGVEEREETKEDEEEVVVEEKSIILAERPEFQTIITDKWEVFEDDYCFTCNDIKETDQPRNYNVDPSLLPLIVIDEPVYLTHTLPDLITF